One Gottschalkia purinilytica genomic window carries:
- a CDS encoding NADH:flavin oxidoreductase encodes MKTLFDKVNMNGLEAKNRFVRSATWEGMADENGHLTDNIYNLYEDLAKGGVGLIITGYAKVFEYDEPAKNMLGIYDDTFVEEYKKLTSLIHKYDSKVIIQIVLGKEYINKEKGLNEYGFTDKYGNEDIDNIKRAFKEASRRAKEAGFDGVQIHGAHGYFLSRTLSPKYNTRSDKYGGSVENRGRLILEVYDEMRKEVGKDYHISIKINSSDFEDDGATFEECKYVCKALDERGIDSIEISGMKPSNTSKQEAIYKEYGEEIAKEINAPVFLVGLNRTVDRMNEIINSTKIECISICRPFICQPDLVNKFENLEINKVKCVSCGKCVTEEGIRCILNK; translated from the coding sequence ATGAAAACCTTATTTGACAAAGTCAATATGAACGGACTTGAGGCTAAGAATAGATTTGTTCGTTCAGCTACTTGGGAAGGAATGGCTGATGAAAATGGACATTTAACAGATAATATATATAACTTGTATGAAGACTTAGCAAAAGGAGGAGTTGGACTTATAATTACAGGCTATGCTAAAGTCTTTGAATATGATGAACCAGCTAAAAATATGCTAGGTATTTATGATGATACTTTTGTTGAGGAATATAAAAAACTTACATCATTGATACACAAATATGACTCTAAAGTAATCATACAAATAGTCTTAGGTAAAGAATATATAAACAAAGAAAAAGGATTAAACGAATATGGATTTACAGATAAATATGGTAATGAAGATATAGATAATATAAAGAGAGCATTTAAAGAAGCGTCAAGAAGAGCAAAAGAAGCAGGATTTGATGGAGTACAAATACACGGAGCTCATGGATACTTTTTAAGTAGAACTTTAAGTCCTAAGTACAATACAAGAAGTGATAAATATGGTGGAAGTGTAGAGAATAGAGGAAGACTGATATTAGAAGTATATGATGAAATGAGAAAAGAGGTAGGAAAAGATTATCATATATCTATAAAAATAAACTCTTCAGACTTTGAAGATGATGGCGCAACATTTGAAGAATGTAAATATGTATGTAAGGCCTTAGATGAAAGAGGAATAGATTCTATAGAAATAAGTGGGATGAAACCATCAAATACATCAAAACAAGAAGCTATATATAAAGAGTATGGAGAAGAAATTGCAAAAGAAATAAATGCTCCTGTGTTTTTGGTAGGATTAAATAGAACTGTTGATAGAATGAATGAAATAATAAATTCTACAAAGATAGAGTGTATATCAATATGTAGACCATTTATATGCCAACCAGATTTAGTAAATAAGTTTGAAAATCTAGAAATAAATAAGGTTAAATGTGTAAGTTGTGGTAAATGTGTTACAGAAGAAGGGATTAGATGTATTTTAAATAAGTAA
- a CDS encoding CD3073 family putative ECF transporter S component, with translation MKMRYSGFTLAFASISIAINIVLGTATQMLKLPLIFLDTVGTIFSAVILGPLAGAIVGGLTNVIQGLITNPKDIPFAIVNIVIGLVVGFIARRYKFNLPVAIVTGIIIAVIAPIIGTNIVIVFFGGVTGSINDIISTWLVKSGQSIFTANFIPRITGNMIDKIISCILVSSLYRLLPKSLIERSKSNA, from the coding sequence ATGAAAATGAGATATTCAGGGTTTACATTAGCTTTTGCATCTATTAGTATAGCAATAAATATAGTACTTGGTACTGCAACTCAAATGTTGAAGTTACCACTTATCTTTCTAGATACTGTGGGAACTATATTTTCAGCAGTAATATTAGGCCCATTAGCAGGAGCTATAGTTGGAGGACTTACTAATGTTATACAAGGATTGATTACAAATCCTAAAGACATACCATTTGCAATAGTTAATATAGTTATAGGATTAGTAGTTGGATTTATTGCAAGAAGATATAAGTTTAATCTTCCAGTTGCAATAGTTACAGGAATTATAATAGCTGTGATAGCTCCAATCATAGGAACTAATATAGTAATTGTGTTTTTCGGAGGAGTAACAGGAAGTATAAATGATATTATATCTACATGGTTAGTGAAATCAGGGCAAAGCATATTTACAGCTAATTTCATACCAAGAATTACTGGGAATATGATAGACAAGATAATAAGCTGTATATTAGTTTCATCATTGTATAGATTACTTCCTAAAAGTTTAATCGAAAGAAGTAAGTCAAATGCATAA
- a CDS encoding CD3073 family putative ECF transporter S component, producing MKRGYSGVTLAFISISIAVNIILGTVTQMLKLPLIFLDTIGTIFSAVLLGPLAGAIVGGFTNVILGSITDYKDHIPFAIVNIAIGLIVGFIAKKYKFNLLVAITTGCILSIITPIMGTIISIIFFEGLTGKLDNIIFMWLIKSGKSIFTANFIPRITGDIIDKTASCIIVSLLYNLLPKSLTERSSVNA from the coding sequence ATGAAGAGAGGATATTCAGGGGTTACTTTAGCTTTTATATCTATTAGTATAGCTGTAAATATAATACTTGGTACTGTTACACAAATGTTGAAGTTACCACTTATATTTTTAGATACCATAGGAACTATATTTTCAGCAGTATTGTTAGGTCCATTAGCAGGAGCTATAGTTGGAGGATTTACCAATGTTATACTAGGATCAATTACAGATTATAAAGATCATATACCATTTGCAATAGTTAATATAGCCATAGGTCTAATAGTTGGATTTATTGCAAAAAAATATAAGTTTAATCTTCTAGTTGCAATAACTACAGGATGTATATTATCTATAATAACTCCAATTATGGGAACTATTATATCAATTATATTCTTTGAGGGACTAACGGGAAAGCTAGATAATATTATATTTATGTGGCTAATCAAATCAGGAAAGAGTATATTTACAGCTAATTTCATACCAAGAATTACAGGAGATATAATAGATAAGACAGCAAGTTGCATAATAGTCTCGTTATTATATAATCTACTTCCTAAAAGCTTAACAGAAAGAAGTAGTGTGAATGCATAG
- a CDS encoding AAA domain-containing protein: MLSIYRDRLINLSSSNRTLVLKKLYKKRAFDLSLLGELSEDDFYEKLIFGLASRSRNKIKLLSLDCENYSVEEVEKLIRLRYQLNLLNKETIYIQKEKGSYDLYIGYPFVEGNFKDGTFVKAPLLLFPVKLIIENDEVFIENTIDESIMINKTFVKGFQKYNDIKLPDFEVEFEYIDHENIIQWVKNYLGKYGIKINTKNLSKEVSKFEEYTNRNVPLYELGELELKNNLIIGNFPISTSAIYEDYTELMGVANQNKLVSNLIETGDYVSDVAKDGYKEVSKVDFKENDLFFVTELDYSQEKAIISTNKRKEVVIYGPPGTGKSQVIVNLIIDNLAKGKKVLMVSQKKAAIDVVYNRLSKLGLKDRIGVVVSSNIDRQSIFYKIQSILEQQEYYHNNDLDKEFETISNEIDKEILKLEKLAKLLHEKTSFGLTLHQLYSKSFNDYEYYIELISDNFGRFINITNYELENMIANIKRISKYLKYDFNSCILKNRQDFSNFQEIERDRVVKVLSRVRESIEKYVEKAQEDNEIKEIENLLLDKGFDFIKNIKRLSEDIDELKNYNKLLDIKEFSSLNTLARLSRNIKKRKFWKLQYWKSRRSLKSILNEHKIKDSLQYIDQTIKFNSMLSKIKSFYGIESLDYKLGVDRIISKLEGYVKNTKFIENLFNEINILERYFDRNFLSDLEKHIFENNNWQYILEDVENIIKTDFENIQTLDYMKKNLTDNEKILIRYCIDKYGENEKEMEKLPDAIRNTIYLKHIELAELRKRDILGQIDNMQSIRDKVNHLMKKKRELVPSLIIDKLNKDIENSKSYNRLGNETNFREIKYEVGKKRNRMTLRRFVHSFYEKGLFSILPCWLVTPEAVSSSFPLKENLFDTVIFDEASQMFVENGIPAIYRANSVIIAGDDKQLQPSDIYQARIDDIEIEEEYFDGYISNAPIEAKSLLDLAKFKYDGVTLNYHYRSLNEELINFSNYAFYNGKMEIVPNISNNSESPPIERIKIQGRWIDRKNFKEAKEVVNLVKNILFNREYEETIGIITFNSNQKDLIEDLLDREATKDMEFGCLYRQEIDRKDGDEDKSIFVKNIENVQGDERDIIIFSIGYAPNEEDRIVRNFGSLTMKSGENRLNVAISRAKKKIYVITSIEPEELGNVDNLSRGVVLLKKYLQYVRAVSNNDKDGANKILYSLLSTCDINNNINHFDSPFEEEVYEALVSQGYSVHTQVGSSGYKIDLAIYDEEKSQYILGIECDGATYHSSKSARERDIYRQKFLENRGWTIHRIWSRNWWKNKEKEIDKIKSRVQIIENTSF, encoded by the coding sequence ATGTTGTCTATATATAGAGATAGATTAATTAATTTAAGCTCAAGTAATAGAACACTAGTTTTGAAAAAACTTTATAAGAAGAGAGCTTTTGATTTAAGCTTATTAGGAGAGTTAAGTGAAGATGACTTTTATGAAAAACTGATATTTGGTTTGGCATCTAGAAGTAGAAATAAAATCAAGTTACTATCACTTGACTGTGAAAACTATTCAGTAGAAGAAGTAGAAAAATTGATACGATTGCGTTATCAATTAAATTTACTTAATAAAGAAACTATTTATATACAAAAAGAAAAAGGAAGTTATGATTTGTATATAGGTTACCCATTTGTTGAGGGAAATTTTAAAGATGGAACTTTTGTGAAAGCTCCACTTTTACTATTCCCAGTAAAATTGATTATAGAAAATGATGAAGTCTTTATAGAAAATACTATAGATGAGAGTATAATGATAAATAAAACTTTTGTAAAGGGATTTCAGAAATATAATGATATAAAGTTGCCGGACTTTGAAGTTGAATTTGAATATATAGATCATGAAAATATAATTCAATGGGTTAAAAATTATTTAGGTAAGTATGGTATAAAAATAAATACTAAAAACCTATCGAAAGAAGTATCAAAATTTGAAGAATATACAAATAGAAATGTACCATTGTATGAACTTGGAGAACTTGAGTTAAAAAACAATTTAATAATAGGTAATTTTCCTATTTCTACGAGTGCTATATATGAGGATTATACAGAGCTAATGGGAGTAGCTAATCAAAATAAGCTAGTTTCAAATCTTATAGAAACAGGTGATTATGTATCGGATGTTGCAAAGGATGGCTATAAAGAAGTAAGTAAAGTAGATTTTAAAGAAAATGACTTATTCTTTGTAACGGAATTAGACTATAGTCAAGAAAAAGCCATAATATCTACTAATAAGAGAAAAGAAGTAGTAATATATGGACCTCCAGGTACAGGGAAATCTCAAGTAATAGTTAATTTAATAATAGATAATTTGGCTAAAGGGAAAAAAGTATTAATGGTTTCTCAGAAAAAAGCTGCTATTGATGTTGTATATAATAGACTTTCAAAGTTAGGATTAAAAGATAGAATTGGAGTTGTAGTATCTTCTAATATAGATAGGCAAAGTATATTTTACAAAATACAAAGTATACTAGAACAACAAGAATACTACCATAATAATGACTTAGATAAAGAGTTTGAAACGATATCAAATGAGATAGATAAAGAAATTTTGAAGCTAGAAAAGTTAGCAAAATTGCTTCATGAAAAAACTAGTTTTGGATTAACACTACATCAACTTTATTCTAAAAGTTTCAATGATTATGAATACTATATTGAACTAATAAGTGATAATTTCGGTAGATTTATTAATATAACGAACTATGAGCTTGAAAATATGATAGCTAATATAAAAAGAATATCTAAATACTTAAAGTATGATTTTAACAGCTGTATACTAAAAAACAGACAGGATTTTTCTAATTTTCAAGAGATAGAGAGAGATAGAGTTGTAAAAGTTCTAAGTAGGGTTAGAGAAAGTATAGAAAAATATGTAGAAAAAGCCCAAGAAGATAATGAAATAAAAGAAATCGAAAACTTGTTATTAGATAAAGGCTTTGACTTTATAAAAAATATAAAAAGATTAAGTGAAGATATAGATGAATTAAAAAACTATAATAAATTGCTAGATATAAAAGAGTTTAGTAGTCTAAATACTTTGGCTCGTTTAAGTAGAAATATTAAAAAGAGAAAGTTTTGGAAATTGCAGTATTGGAAAAGTAGAAGAAGCTTAAAATCTATACTTAACGAACATAAGATAAAGGATTCTTTACAGTACATAGATCAAACTATTAAATTTAACAGTATGCTATCTAAAATTAAGAGTTTCTATGGTATAGAAAGCTTAGATTATAAACTAGGCGTAGACAGAATAATATCTAAATTAGAAGGTTACGTTAAAAATACGAAATTTATTGAAAATTTGTTTAATGAAATAAATATATTAGAGAGATATTTTGATAGAAATTTTTTATCAGATTTAGAGAAACACATTTTTGAAAATAACAATTGGCAGTATATATTAGAAGATGTAGAAAATATAATAAAAACTGATTTTGAAAATATCCAAACATTAGATTATATGAAAAAGAATTTAACAGATAATGAAAAGATACTTATAAGATATTGTATAGATAAATACGGTGAGAATGAAAAAGAAATGGAAAAACTTCCAGATGCAATAAGAAATACAATCTATCTAAAGCATATAGAGTTAGCTGAATTAAGAAAAAGAGACATTTTAGGGCAAATAGATAATATGCAAAGTATAAGAGACAAAGTAAATCATCTAATGAAAAAGAAAAGAGAATTGGTACCAAGTTTAATTATAGATAAGCTTAATAAGGATATAGAAAATAGTAAGTCATATAACAGACTTGGTAATGAAACAAATTTTAGAGAAATAAAATATGAGGTAGGTAAAAAACGTAATAGAATGACATTAAGAAGGTTTGTTCATTCATTTTATGAAAAAGGATTATTTAGTATATTGCCATGTTGGTTAGTTACACCAGAAGCGGTATCTAGTTCATTTCCACTTAAAGAGAATTTATTTGATACAGTCATATTTGATGAAGCATCACAAATGTTTGTTGAAAATGGGATACCTGCTATATATAGAGCTAATAGTGTAATAATTGCAGGTGATGATAAGCAGCTTCAACCAAGTGATATATATCAAGCAAGAATAGATGATATTGAAATCGAAGAAGAATATTTTGATGGGTATATATCTAATGCACCTATAGAAGCAAAAAGTTTATTAGATCTTGCAAAATTTAAATATGATGGAGTTACATTAAATTATCATTATAGATCTTTAAATGAGGAATTAATTAATTTTTCAAATTATGCTTTTTATAATGGAAAGATGGAGATAGTACCTAATATATCTAATAACTCAGAATCACCTCCTATTGAACGTATAAAAATACAGGGAAGATGGATAGATAGGAAAAACTTTAAGGAAGCAAAAGAAGTAGTAAATCTAGTAAAGAATATACTTTTTAATAGAGAGTATGAAGAAACAATAGGTATAATAACTTTTAACTCTAATCAGAAAGACTTAATAGAAGATTTATTAGATAGAGAAGCTACAAAAGATATGGAGTTTGGATGTTTATATAGGCAAGAAATCGATAGAAAAGATGGAGATGAGGATAAAAGCATATTTGTTAAGAATATAGAAAACGTTCAAGGGGATGAAAGAGATATTATTATCTTTTCTATAGGGTATGCCCCTAATGAAGAAGATAGAATAGTAAGAAACTTTGGAAGTCTTACCATGAAGTCAGGAGAAAATAGACTTAATGTAGCTATAAGTAGAGCTAAGAAAAAAATATATGTGATTACGTCTATAGAGCCAGAAGAACTAGGAAATGTAGATAATTTAAGTAGAGGAGTAGTTCTCTTAAAGAAATATCTTCAGTATGTAAGAGCTGTTTCAAACAATGATAAAGATGGAGCAAATAAAATATTATATTCTTTATTGTCTACATGTGATATTAACAATAATATAAATCATTTTGATAGTCCTTTTGAAGAAGAAGTTTATGAAGCATTAGTAAGTCAGGGATATAGTGTTCATACTCAAGTTGGATCATCAGGATATAAAATAGATTTAGCAATATATGATGAGGAAAAATCACAATATATTCTAGGTATAGAGTGTGATGGAGCAACTTATCATAGTAGTAAGTCGGCTAGGGAAAGAGATATATATAGGCAGAAATTTTTAGAAAATAGAGGATGGACTATCCATAGAATATGGAGCAGGAATTGGTGGAAAAATAAAGAAAAAGAAATAGATAAAATAAAAAGTAGGGTACAAATAATAGAAAATACTTCTTTTTAA
- the yfcE gene encoding phosphodiesterase codes for MKLFFMSDIHGSLHYVKEGIKSFEREKADYLIILGDTLYHGPRNPLPKDYNPKEVADILNKYKEKIIAVRGNCDSEVDQMMIEYDMMSDYSIVLYNNRRIYITHGHIYNKNNMLKLTKGDVLIHGHTHVTVAEKYENIYILNPGSITLPKDNGPNSYGVLENNLFEIKDLEGNTFKSIYLD; via the coding sequence ATGAAGTTATTTTTTATGTCTGATATACATGGTTCATTGCATTATGTTAAAGAAGGGATAAAATCTTTTGAAAGAGAAAAAGCAGATTATTTGATTATTTTAGGAGATACACTTTATCATGGACCTAGAAATCCATTACCAAAAGACTACAATCCTAAAGAAGTTGCAGATATACTAAATAAATATAAAGAAAAAATAATAGCAGTTAGAGGAAATTGTGACAGTGAAGTAGATCAAATGATGATAGAGTATGATATGATGTCAGATTATTCCATAGTACTTTATAATAACAGGAGGATATATATAACTCACGGACATATATATAATAAGAACAATATGCTTAAATTAACAAAAGGTGATGTTCTTATACATGGACATACTCATGTAACTGTTGCTGAAAAATATGAAAATATATATATACTAAATCCTGGATCAATAACGTTACCAAAGGACAATGGACCAAACTCATATGGAGTATTAGAAAATAATTTATTTGAAATAAAAGATTTAGAAGGAAATACATTTAAGTCAATATACTTAGATTAG
- a CDS encoding methyl-accepting chemotaxis protein, whose protein sequence is MGLRNKLTTMFVTSSIVICLVIGSIIYVVSSNSILDMEKANLTLTSKQISKLVDERVNNQFDYMERIVNRTDLMNKDISLESKIELLKRELKIGNFIYLSIVDKYGNEVSTDQKSYNSINQTYFKEAISGKRFISDPITDKDRGENLILYSVPIKNGDDIDGVLVAARSGKNLDAMISGASLIKSGYTYVVNNEGVIISHENKDLNSNKYNLVYDPKNSKDTELNDAINYILKEKEGNIVYNNGEEEEILGFSKTKSTNWTLVAAAPKDEILSEINGIRSILLIISIVSAIAVGIAFWIMIKRISDPIVIISKFANSISHGNFNEEINENIINRKDEIGTLAKAFEDMRKKLKETMEEVLNITENLSSSSLELTDSIQNIKVSSQEIAKTIEEVAKGAVDQANNTENGLNRVNEIGNMIDKNKESVLLLNQKSNETTNAIKEGVLVLEDLIKKAEESEEKIKEVYDKIVKTNNSAENIGKASEFIASIAEQTNLLALNAAIEAARAGEAGKGFAVVADEIRKLAEESNASTKIIDEAVAELQQNSTNSVAKIEKLLDIVNDEMNSVNFTNEKYKEISEAVNLEVEVLEELNEIRKEKEEKKNNLLVLIEDLSALAEQNSASTEQVLASTQEQLASTEEIESTCSKLVEIIKKLKEISSKFEM, encoded by the coding sequence ATGGGTCTAAGAAATAAATTGACAACTATGTTTGTAACCTCTTCTATAGTAATATGTCTTGTTATAGGAAGTATAATTTATGTAGTTTCGTCAAACTCAATACTAGATATGGAAAAAGCAAACTTAACTTTAACGTCAAAACAAATATCTAAGCTAGTAGATGAAAGAGTTAATAATCAGTTTGACTATATGGAAAGAATAGTAAATAGAACAGATCTTATGAATAAAGATATATCTTTGGAATCTAAAATAGAGTTATTAAAAAGAGAACTAAAAATAGGAAATTTTATTTATTTAAGTATAGTAGATAAATATGGAAATGAAGTATCTACTGATCAAAAAAGTTATAATTCTATAAATCAAACTTATTTTAAAGAAGCTATATCAGGAAAAAGGTTCATATCAGATCCTATAACAGATAAAGATAGAGGAGAAAATCTAATCTTATATTCTGTTCCTATAAAAAATGGAGATGATATAGATGGTGTATTAGTAGCTGCTAGAAGTGGAAAAAATCTAGATGCTATGATATCAGGGGCTAGTCTTATAAAGTCAGGATACACCTATGTAGTAAATAATGAAGGTGTAATAATATCACATGAAAATAAAGACTTAAATTCAAATAAATATAACTTAGTATATGATCCTAAAAACAGTAAAGATACTGAGCTTAATGATGCAATAAATTATATTTTAAAGGAAAAAGAAGGTAATATAGTTTATAATAACGGTGAAGAAGAAGAAATACTAGGGTTTTCTAAAACAAAATCAACTAATTGGACCTTAGTGGCAGCAGCACCAAAAGATGAAATTCTATCTGAAATTAATGGTATTAGAAGTATTTTACTGATTATTTCAATAGTATCAGCTATAGCAGTAGGAATTGCATTTTGGATAATGATAAAAAGGATATCAGATCCAATAGTGATTATATCAAAATTTGCTAATAGCATATCTCATGGAAATTTTAATGAAGAGATTAATGAAAATATAATTAATAGAAAAGATGAAATAGGGACTTTAGCAAAAGCTTTTGAAGATATGAGGAAAAAGTTGAAAGAAACTATGGAAGAAGTGTTAAATATAACTGAAAATCTATCTTCTTCTTCATTAGAACTAACAGATAGTATACAAAATATAAAAGTGTCATCTCAAGAAATAGCTAAAACTATAGAGGAAGTAGCTAAAGGCGCAGTAGATCAAGCAAACAATACTGAAAACGGACTTAATAGAGTAAATGAAATAGGCAATATGATTGATAAGAATAAAGAAAGTGTATTACTTTTAAATCAAAAAAGCAATGAAACAACGAATGCAATAAAAGAAGGAGTTTTAGTACTAGAAGACCTAATCAAAAAAGCAGAAGAAAGTGAGGAAAAAATAAAAGAGGTTTATGACAAGATAGTAAAAACTAACAATAGTGCAGAAAACATAGGAAAAGCAAGTGAATTTATAGCATCTATAGCAGAACAAACGAATTTACTTGCATTAAATGCAGCTATAGAAGCAGCAAGAGCAGGGGAAGCAGGTAAAGGATTTGCAGTCGTTGCAGACGAAATTAGAAAACTTGCTGAAGAGTCAAACGCTTCAACTAAAATAATAGATGAGGCAGTAGCAGAGCTACAGCAAAACTCTACTAATTCTGTTGCTAAAATTGAAAAACTATTAGATATAGTAAATGATGAAATGAATAGTGTAAACTTTACAAATGAAAAATATAAAGAAATATCTGAAGCGGTAAATTTAGAAGTAGAAGTATTAGAGGAATTAAATGAAATAAGAAAAGAAAAGGAAGAAAAGAAAAATAATCTATTAGTCCTAATAGAAGATTTATCTGCATTGGCAGAGCAAAATTCAGCAAGTACAGAACAAGTATTAGCATCAACACAAGAACAATTAGCTTCAACAGAAGAAATAGAGTCAACATGTAGTAAATTAGTAGAAATCATTAAAAAATTAAAAGAGATATCTTCTAAATTTGAAATGTAA
- a CDS encoding methyl-accepting chemotaxis protein — MKSIKRQIITYFLPVIVIACLTVGALNYFISQNAITDVAKGDLKIIANRTALNVEDRLEKQVKIVEEIADKYEIKNPNITLEDKLKVLEEKKNQYGFKNMQIAGIDGIATTVTGETFNSSKQSHFTEPMRTGKGYISDPMDSSDGVNQYIMVSAPIKVNGQIIGTITAIESVTKISDIVSDMKVLNSGYVYVLNKEGTIIANKDNSLVKKKYNLLKESKKDNEDSRMQEITKDMVSLKEGTGECILQGDEKVVGYSPIKIKGWSVGVMIPKSELLANLSDINTTSLITLIAVLIVTSILISIFARKLSRPLSDLSNYANQISKGDFTVDISEDILNKNNEIGKLASNFNDMKKNLGDLISHILIASKHLISSSQDLDDSSKSVARVSQEVSVTVEEIAKGATEQANEIEDGLNKVYELGSTMEENFENIGLMDNTTENVVHILEEGQEIIKELNTKTDESEEAINEVYKGILKTNDSAENISKASEVIASIAEQTNLLALNAAIEAARAGEHGKGFAVVAEEIRKLAEQSTNSTKIIDTAVTELQEDSINSVSNIKKVLGLIKEELESVNMTEKKYNEIAIAIDEVVKAMKNVDSSKKVIEDRKNEILQVMENLSTIAQENAAATQEVLASTEEQLSCMDSINNECGKLADTSGELKESISMFKI; from the coding sequence ATGAAAAGTATTAAAAGACAGATTATAACTTATTTTTTGCCAGTCATAGTAATAGCATGCTTGACTGTAGGGGCGCTCAATTACTTTATATCTCAAAATGCTATAACAGATGTTGCTAAGGGTGATTTAAAAATTATAGCTAACAGAACCGCTTTAAATGTAGAAGACAGGCTAGAAAAACAAGTCAAAATAGTAGAAGAAATAGCAGATAAATATGAAATAAAAAACCCTAATATTACATTAGAAGATAAACTTAAGGTTCTAGAAGAAAAGAAAAATCAGTATGGATTTAAAAATATGCAAATAGCAGGTATAGATGGGATTGCAACTACTGTAACAGGGGAAACATTTAATTCTAGTAAGCAGTCACACTTTACTGAGCCAATGAGAACTGGTAAAGGGTACATATCAGATCCTATGGATAGTTCCGATGGGGTAAATCAATACATAATGGTGTCTGCTCCTATAAAAGTAAATGGTCAGATTATAGGGACAATTACAGCCATAGAAAGTGTAACAAAAATAAGCGACATAGTAAGTGATATGAAGGTTTTAAATAGTGGATATGTCTATGTTTTAAATAAAGAGGGAACTATTATAGCTAATAAAGACAATAGTCTAGTTAAGAAAAAATATAATTTATTAAAAGAATCTAAAAAAGATAATGAAGATAGTAGGATGCAAGAAATAACTAAAGACATGGTATCATTAAAAGAAGGAACAGGTGAATGTATTTTACAGGGTGATGAAAAAGTAGTTGGATATTCTCCTATTAAAATTAAAGGTTGGTCAGTAGGAGTGATGATTCCTAAGAGTGAACTATTAGCTAATCTTAGCGATATTAATACAACTTCATTAATAACATTAATTGCAGTATTAATTGTAACATCTATATTAATATCTATATTTGCAAGAAAGTTATCTAGACCATTATCAGATCTATCAAACTATGCCAATCAAATTTCAAAAGGAGATTTCACAGTAGATATTTCAGAAGATATTTTAAATAAAAATAATGAGATAGGAAAACTGGCTTCTAACTTTAATGATATGAAGAAAAATTTGGGTGATCTAATATCTCATATATTAATAGCATCTAAGCATCTAATAAGCTCCTCTCAAGATTTAGATGATTCTTCGAAAAGTGTTGCAAGAGTGTCACAAGAAGTTTCTGTAACAGTTGAAGAAATAGCTAAAGGTGCAACTGAACAAGCAAATGAAATAGAAGACGGACTAAACAAAGTATATGAACTAGGTAGCACAATGGAAGAGAATTTTGAAAATATTGGCTTAATGGATAATACAACTGAGAATGTAGTACATATATTAGAAGAGGGACAAGAAATAATAAAAGAATTGAACACTAAGACAGATGAGAGTGAAGAGGCTATAAATGAAGTTTATAAAGGAATATTAAAAACTAATGATAGTGCAGAAAATATAAGTAAAGCAAGTGAAGTTATAGCATCTATAGCAGAACAGACAAATTTACTTGCATTAAATGCAGCTATAGAAGCAGCAAGAGCTGGAGAGCATGGTAAAGGATTTGCTGTTGTAGCAGAAGAGATTAGAAAACTAGCTGAACAATCAACAAATTCAACGAAAATAATAGATACTGCTGTAACAGAACTTCAAGAAGACTCTATTAACTCTGTATCGAATATTAAAAAAGTTTTAGGATTAATTAAGGAAGAACTAGAAAGTGTTAATATGACAGAAAAAAAATACAATGAAATTGCTATTGCAATAGATGAAGTTGTTAAGGCAATGAAAAACGTAGATTCATCTAAGAAAGTTATTGAAGATAGAAAAAACGAAATATTACAAGTAATGGAGAATTTATCTACTATAGCTCAAGAAAATGCTGCAGCAACACAAGAAGTATTGGCTTCTACAGAAGAACAATTATCTTGTATGGATAGTATCAATAATGAGTGTGGAAAACTCGCTGATACATCAGGAGAACTTAAAGAATCTATATCAATGTTTAAGATTTAA